ATCCCACTAAGTGTTACGAtgcagaaaataaattcaagtggTATTTGCATAATGCTGACCTCTCTACTCCAATTAGCTCGAAGAACATATATGATTAATATAATCGTTTGCAGAAGGCAACCGGCTAACATCCCCAACCAGATCCCTTTGACACCTTGTTTAAATTTGTAACCGAGTAATGCTCCAAAAGGAAGGCCAAAAAGATAGTAGCATCCAACGTTTATTAGCGCAACCGATAATTGCCACCCTGCTCCTACTGCCACCCCTGCAAAGTTGAAAAGCATATTTCAGGTTACTTCACCAAAGGTGAAACAAAAACCAAGATATTAGCCAATCATAAGTGAATATGCAGTTCATAGGCCTGAAGGACAATCGAAATATTGCACACCGCTTGAGAATCCAACATCTACAATATTCTGTTTTGAAAGTTTTCACTCATCTATGAGTGCTATATGTATGCACCTTAATCCAATCTCCTATTATATAGACACATTATATTATTGACACTGATCAGATGATAGTAAGTTTACTAGGTCGTCATTTCTTCTACATTGACTCCTAGTAAGAGAACTAGTGTTAGGATATAAGCCAAATCTAATTGGGTGGGAGAGCCACCCAAACGTAAGGCgttatacattttcttatagAGCTGATGTGATATCACATCATAGAGTTTATTGGAAACAAATGATATACTCAAAAGTTGAAATTTAAAACCCCCcccccccttttttttttccctgtgTCGCTTTGACATTTATTAAAGTCTTTGAAAGCTCATAGCATGGTGGAGGAAAAAACATGGAGTTACCGTGGAGTACAGGTTGAATGCTGTTAAGGAAAATGGTTGCTGCCAAGAAATAACCCAACTTAGATGTCTTTTCTATGACTTCTTTTTTATCAGAAAACATTAAGGGATAGACATTCTTAGTTGCAAGAATGGCAACTGTGaatatgaatccaaatactGTCGATGTAACCACGCACACTATTACAGAGAACTTTGCAGCTTTGGGATGATTGGCTCCTAGTTCATTGGAAACTCGAACACTGCAAGTTATTGAGGACAATGTCAAGAATCAAGTTTGATTTTAAAACCTTTGGATAAGCATAAGTTTGTATGGTCATTCAACTTCTGATATAAATATAGACATAATTTTCTAACCTGATTGCAGCATTGAAACCAAGAGTGAACATCAATGTCCAAATTTCCAGATTCATGCTGTCATATATCAACCGTAAGGAAAGTTAATTCGATTCAGTTGTAGCTCAAATGAACGTATCTCTATCTAAAACTAAATTCAATTAGGTAATGTTTTTATCCGAAGAGGACGAAAGATGGTAACTCGAACCCAtctcaaaacatttctttatatGTAAACtgagtgtaaaactttgaaatCTATACATTGATCAAGAAACTGACCAAATGGATATGGCATCAACAGCAATTTCTGGATTCTTTAACCAGCCAACCATAAGGATGACCAGAGTATAATACCATAGCTCCAAGCTGTAACCACGAAAAGTTCAAAAAAGATTGTGCAAAAACTCACCTGGTAAATAAAACTACTTTTACAATTCCATGTGAAAGCCAAGAACTTACCAAAGCATGATAGCCGATGCAAGCGACAACTTCACAAAGCTAAAAAGGGACTTAAAAGCCGATAAAGAAAATCCAGTCCACGATTCTGGAAAGAAACCGCATACTACATAACCAATTTGCGCCAACACCACGAGCCACCAAGATACATTCTCTGCTATAGCGGCACCAAGCAAGCCCATCCCAAGTTTTGTCAACAATATCCAGTTCAAAATAAAGTGAAATAGCAACACAACCAATGAAATTATACTCATGACCCATATTTTGCTTTGTGCCTGAAGAAACTTTTGAAGAGGGAAATTCAATGCATATGCAAATAACTGAGGAATCACCCAAAGAGCATATTTTCCAGCAAGTTCTGAGATATTTTTATCTTGTCGAAGCAGCTTTAGAATTGGCGACGTAAAAATGTATAGAGGTGAAAGGAATAAGGCAGACACAAGTGTTACAATGCATGATCTTTGCAGATAGATTCCAAGTGTATCATACTGTTCTGCACCAACTGCCTGCCCACATAGTGTTTCAAGGGCACTTCCCATTCCTAGctaaaaacaagaaatttgCAGAATGTCGGATAATCAATTCCAAATTTTTAGTGAATATTGATTTACACCATCAAGATTTTTGCAGTTCTTTGAAAAACAAACAACATTATTTTAAACATATGAAGATATCACTTGAACACACATTTGACTTGGCATTTCCCAAACATACTTCCaaagaaatcaataaaatattattacattCTCATCAGAGGACAGAAACAGATCCCAAGATTCTGATTTTAGTGggggaaaaaatatttaatattgaaCAACAGAATAGAAAAAAACTTCatccataattaaataaaataaaaaaatatgtggcAAACTGAATTAAAGATTTGCCTCAACTCcgataaaaatcaaatatttggcaTGTTTTTTTCACAATCCCTCCAGAACCATGAGATTAGTGCTCAAAACAATGATAAATCTCAAAATGCAAGAATGAAAATCATGCCCGTAATCATCATCATCTCCTTCACAAAATTCTCAATCGCACAGTGAAAAAAGAGCCTATGTTCAAACACAGAATTAAGTACCATTATGCCGAACACAAATCCCTCAAGAACATTCTGCACGACCGAGACAGCAGCCAGTTCGACCTCTCCAATGTGCCCCACGAATGCAATGGTCACAAATCCGAGAGAAAACTGAGCAACAGAAGTGATGATAGCCGGCGCCGCAATCTCCCACATCATCTTCGACTCGTCCCATATTCTTGAACCCATTTTTCTGACGTCATTGGGAGGATCAAATTCTTTCCACTTCTCGATCTCTAAAGAGATTGGCTCCATCTTGTGCAGCAAATGCTGGGTTTCTTTGGTTTCCACCATTCTTTACGTATCTGCCTTGTGATCTTGTATGCATCATTCATACATATACACgtttctttctaaaatttgttatatatacttatatttaaatatatgaaattattaaattgatGAGAATAATGAGAATTATGTTATTGGATTATTGTTTCTATCTTAAATataattggcaaaaacttgtgtgagacggtctcacggatcatattttgtgagacagatatattatttgggtcatccatgaaaaagtattactttttattgtgaatatcggtaggattgacccgtctcatagataaagattcgtgagaccgtctcacaaaacacATACTCAATATAATGTATTAatgatctttaaaaaaaaaccgaaCTTCTAAAAATCTCGAGCAACAAAtagaaataattaataaaagcGAACCGATAGTAGTATAAATTTTTGAATCGAGAAGAGACGTATTACAATTAGATCTCGCACTcatatttatcttaaatttagGATTTTGAAATAGTCTATAACTTTTGTGATAGTTCAGAGGCGAGATAGTTGAGAAGCGTACGTGATTTAATATCTGAATTAGTAGActtatattttaagaaattggaattttactttttatttttttaatatgaatcAATCGATGATAGGTTatatcttataattatattgcaTAGTAATTGCATTTTTATTTACCTCCATTGGattattaattgaatttatttatttgatattgtttttttttttataaattaaatatgttggTGGAACAATCTTGATATGATATCTAATTagatacaaaatatattttaaagtcgAAATTATTTGGAgttatatttgaatattaataGTAATCcactaacattattattattattatttattattattattattattattattattattattattattgccatgcatatatttttcaattgaactaattattgttttcagaattttgtaattaatgaatcatgaatgaaataaaaaaatgatatatccCATTCTTTTTTGTAGATTCAAATGTACAGAtaatattatatcattttataataatcgatttttttatcttatatttatttttaaaattaaaatttaattttctctaTACATCACAATatcgaaataataataataataataaataaaacaatcaaatatgtattttttacgTCATATAGATCGATTCGTGGCAACGCATAACCATAAAGCATGTTTGgtgaaattttgaaaagaatcGTTTGACTTTTTTGTGTACATTTTTCCCACACCTCAACCACTTCTTATCGTTCAATTAtcaattttgttgatttatattatttttcttgttctGACTTTGCATCAATGTAATGCACCAATATTCCATGACCATCGCAAATATTATTTATCACTCAATCTTCATAAATCGAGATGTCGGTTGACAATTGCAAAACTGAGATTGTATAAAATTTAGGGAAAtttgcttcttcttttttttttttctcagtatatttgtatttttgcaatTTCAGTCTTCTTATGTGGTTGAATTTCAGTCTTAAGCTTGTATTTATTTTACAACTTGTTAGAACATTTCatattcgcaatcttgattttgatgttaacataacttgttattttgtttctaatgaatttatcTATGTGCGTAGAAAGTTACCAAAcctaaactgaagctatcgagacgcaaatgAAAgtaccaactgattgcccaaaaaCTGAacaagttcaactgattgaccagttgataggtagttcaccagaagaccttcagaagcccggccagctgatgaagcgCCCAGTTGACCAGTTCAATTGaagcagtgaaatcagttcagctgactaaccaactgatttcaccaaaccagttcagagcatcagttaggaaccgacccgtttgcagaacacgacaagcttatctcGTTAGAAACCAGCTGTGcgcatttaagaaaaataattgtgcaatcaaaggacaataaatggacgttgcagcagagcttaaagtcAAGACGTTCCAGATTGACTGTCAGAAAGGACAAGACACAAATATCGAGGAACGAATTCAAACTAcacatttgatgagtcttgatgaacGGCCCCGAAgcttctataaatacaagatcaaTACCATCAACAAAAATTGTGTGAAGatcagagaagaagagaaaaataGGGCATGCCAACAGCttagtcagctttcttaacgaaagattatttcgagtgtctttcgcttggttttaaatcaaactcgaattaattcatcggtgtttacattcttagaacacaagcTATTGAAACTCatagagaatattgtgtttgaagcatccTCGCAGGTGTCAGAACCAATCCTTCACAACTTTAGTAATTCTTTCGATACAGGCTGATGTGACACCAATACATCGTTGATGTGACATTAATGTTTGTAGTGCTATATAGTACTTACGATGAACAATGAATAAAATGAGCAAAAATCAGAATATATATGACCaatactgaaatttgataacataaaatACCATATCGCAAATagacaaacatataatatgaaaGATACAAATCTTCCTAAAATTTAGCCTTTTTTGTGGAAGAAATTTTGCATAGATAGACTCGCaagatgttaaaatttataagcTTCTAAAAATAGCTAAAAGAtagtattaatataaatttagatACTTCCAAGTatcattataaatttatatatatatattttcgtgGTATACttttgtaaattaaatattatctttatgttttttttattcacatatatattaattattattattatcttgtAATTAAGTACGAGTGACTTTAAATAACTACCTACCTTAGACCTTAGTCACCAAACGTAAGTTGCTTAAAACACCCTTTTTTTAACATTATATaatttcacaaaaactc
This window of the Primulina huaijiensis isolate GDHJ02 chromosome 3, ASM1229523v2, whole genome shotgun sequence genome carries:
- the LOC140972222 gene encoding protein DETOXIFICATION 33-like isoform X1 — translated: MVETKETQHLLHKMEPISLEIEKWKEFDPPNDVRKMGSRIWDESKMMWEIAAPAIITSVAQFSLGFVTIAFVGHIGEVELAAVSVVQNVLEGFVFGIMLGMGSALETLCGQAVGAEQYDTLGIYLQRSCIVTLVSALFLSPLYIFTSPILKLLRQDKNISELAGKYALWVIPQLFAYALNFPLQKFLQAQSKIWVMSIISLVVLLFHFILNWILLTKLGMGLLGAAIAENVSWWLVVLAQIGYVVCGFFPESWTGFSLSAFKSLFSFVKLSLASAIMLCLELWYYTLVILMVGWLKNPEIAVDAISICMNLEIWTLMFTLGFNAAISVRVSNELGANHPKAAKFSVIVCVVTSTVFGFIFTVAILATKNVYPLMFSDKKEVIEKTSKLGYFLAATIFLNSIQPVLHGVAVGAGWQLSVALINVGCYYLFGLPFGALLGYKFKQGVKGIWLGMLAGCLLQTIILIIYVLRANWSREAMKAEARLKSYSDSSLPQTEKTQGGMLVED
- the LOC140972222 gene encoding protein DETOXIFICATION 33-like isoform X2, producing the protein MVETKETQHLLHKMEPISLEIEKWKEFDPPNDVRKMGSRIWDESKMMWEIAAPAIITSVAQFSLGFVTIAFVGHIGEVELAAVSVVQNVLEGFVFGIMFLQAQSKIWVMSIISLVVLLFHFILNWILLTKLGMGLLGAAIAENVSWWLVVLAQIGYVVCGFFPESWTGFSLSAFKSLFSFVKLSLASAIMLCLELWYYTLVILMVGWLKNPEIAVDAISICMNLEIWTLMFTLGFNAAISVRVSNELGANHPKAAKFSVIVCVVTSTVFGFIFTVAILATKNVYPLMFSDKKEVIEKTSKLGYFLAATIFLNSIQPVLHGVAVGAGWQLSVALINVGCYYLFGLPFGALLGYKFKQGVKGIWLGMLAGCLLQTIILIIYVLRANWSREAMKAEARLKSYSDSSLPQTEKTQGGMLVED